In the Cryomorphaceae bacterium genome, one interval contains:
- a CDS encoding hotdog fold thioesterase has protein sequence MYNHDPFSQWLGIERLEDGPGTSTLRMTVREEMLNGFSIAHGGITYALADSALAFSANAHGIQSVSIETSIAHTKAVHCGDVLTTQVEEISLSRRLGIYQIKVLNQHNDMVALFKGTVYRTSKPWEIENEETSES, from the coding sequence ATGTACAACCACGACCCCTTCAGTCAGTGGCTGGGCATTGAGCGACTGGAAGACGGTCCGGGAACATCCACGCTCCGCATGACGGTGCGTGAGGAAATGCTCAACGGTTTTTCCATCGCCCACGGCGGAATTACTTATGCACTTGCCGACAGCGCACTTGCTTTTTCCGCCAACGCCCACGGCATACAATCGGTCTCCATCGAAACTTCGATAGCTCACACCAAAGCCGTTCATTGCGGCGACGTACTGACCACGCAGGTAGAAGAAATAAGTCTTTCGCGCCGGTTGGGGATATACCAAATCAAGGTATTAAACCAACACAACGATATGGTGGCGCTGTTTAAAGGAACGGTGTACCGCACCTCCAAACCCTGGGAAATAGAAAACGAAGAAACCTCTGAATCATGA
- the pcaF gene encoding 3-oxoadipyl-CoA thiolase, giving the protein MNQAYIVDGVRTPIGNFGGTLAPVRADDLAAHPLRALMARHPHLDPAAIEDVILGCANQAGEDNRNVARMALLLAGLPWSVPGETVNRLCSSGMAAAMNAAHAIAVGNGSVFVAGGMEHMTRGPWVISKASAPFGRDSQMFDTSFGWRFINPRMQELYGTDGMGETAENLVDLYHISRQDQDRFAAWSHEKATAARNSGRLAKEIASVEIPRRKQDPLLFEHDEFIKPGTSVEVLAKLRPAFRREGGTVTAGNASGLNDGAAALLLASEQGLNDHDLKPMARIVASAVVGVEPRIMGIGPVEASRKALKRAGLTLDQIDIIELNEAFAAQSLACTRELGLDDRDERINPNGGAIALGHPLGMTGARLLLTAALQLRETGKRYALCTLCIGVGQGYAVVLERA; this is encoded by the coding sequence ATGAACCAAGCATACATAGTTGACGGTGTACGCACACCGATAGGAAATTTTGGCGGCACCCTTGCTCCGGTGCGCGCCGACGATCTTGCTGCCCACCCTTTGCGCGCATTGATGGCCCGCCACCCTCATTTGGATCCGGCAGCCATTGAAGATGTGATTCTGGGCTGTGCCAACCAGGCCGGTGAAGACAACCGAAATGTGGCCCGTATGGCACTGCTGCTGGCGGGATTACCCTGGTCGGTGCCGGGCGAAACCGTAAACAGATTGTGTTCATCAGGGATGGCTGCGGCGATGAATGCTGCCCATGCTATTGCCGTGGGAAACGGATCGGTTTTCGTAGCCGGTGGTATGGAGCACATGACACGCGGCCCATGGGTAATTTCAAAAGCCTCTGCTCCTTTTGGACGTGATTCGCAGATGTTCGACACAAGTTTCGGATGGCGCTTTATTAACCCAAGAATGCAGGAACTGTACGGCACCGACGGCATGGGCGAAACAGCCGAAAACCTGGTAGATTTATACCACATCAGCCGCCAGGATCAGGATCGTTTTGCAGCGTGGTCGCACGAAAAAGCCACTGCTGCCCGTAATAGCGGGCGCCTGGCTAAGGAAATTGCTTCTGTGGAAATTCCAAGAAGAAAACAAGACCCGCTTCTTTTTGAGCACGATGAGTTTATCAAGCCCGGCACGAGTGTGGAAGTACTCGCCAAATTGCGGCCTGCCTTTCGGCGCGAGGGCGGTACGGTCACTGCGGGAAATGCTTCGGGATTGAACGATGGAGCAGCTGCCCTTTTGCTTGCTTCAGAGCAGGGATTGAACGACCACGATTTGAAACCAATGGCGCGCATTGTTGCCTCTGCCGTGGTGGGCGTTGAACCCCGTATTATGGGAATAGGGCCGGTTGAGGCCAGCCGCAAAGCCCTGAAGCGCGCAGGACTTACGCTCGACCAGATAGACATCATTGAACTCAATGAGGCGTTTGCGGCTCAATCGCTGGCCTGTACGCGTGAACTCGGTCTGGACGATCGCGATGAGCGCATCAACCCCAACGGAGGTGCCATTGCATTGGGGCATCCACTGGGAATGACCGGAGCGCGCTTGCTGTTAACTGCTGCTCTCCAGTTGCGCGAAACCGGCAAGCGTTACGCGCTTTGTACGCTGTGTATCGGTGTGGGCCAGGGTTATGCTGTGGTGCTGGAGCGCGCCTAA
- a CDS encoding DUF4340 domain-containing protein, which produces MARTTRNTTLWMLALLIALSGIWLMTMWLDEHRENTFQHQFPKVPVEDIHTLKIYARSENHAEVVIFLSGDEWRVMRGTTNMPLHEGRIEILLEELEKLRPSRLKGTTREQWAELEMEDSLATRVIAIGNQGVIIDFKIGAFQYYDNRKGKSPDEPRDRSRGITYVRLTDGEQVYSAENFFGPNFNQIFSTWRNQRILKLDVRELERIEFRYSPEHIYTFDVQDPEVWMYGNALVPEEPRIQYTVSMLDTKHSYFADAYRPESEPLFEVAYQFKNAEDVIVRAYEAPSGQIIIHSSMNPETYFLDYNERLLESLFPPMDFFFP; this is translated from the coding sequence ATGGCCCGAACTACGCGAAATACCACGTTGTGGATGCTGGCCCTACTGATTGCCCTCTCCGGAATCTGGCTCATGACCATGTGGCTGGATGAGCACAGAGAGAACACCTTTCAGCACCAGTTTCCAAAAGTTCCGGTAGAGGATATACACACGCTTAAGATTTATGCGCGGTCTGAGAATCATGCCGAAGTGGTGATCTTTTTAAGTGGAGACGAATGGCGTGTCATGCGAGGAACAACAAATATGCCCCTCCATGAAGGACGTATTGAGATTTTGTTGGAGGAATTGGAAAAACTTCGCCCGAGCCGGCTCAAAGGAACCACGCGTGAACAATGGGCTGAACTCGAAATGGAAGATTCTCTCGCTACGCGGGTAATTGCCATCGGCAATCAGGGAGTCATTATTGATTTTAAAATCGGGGCTTTTCAGTATTACGACAACCGCAAAGGAAAAAGTCCGGATGAACCACGCGACCGCTCTCGTGGAATCACCTATGTGCGGCTTACAGACGGAGAACAGGTTTACAGCGCTGAGAATTTTTTCGGACCCAATTTCAACCAGATTTTCTCAACGTGGAGAAACCAACGTATTCTGAAACTGGATGTTCGCGAACTGGAGCGGATAGAGTTTCGCTATTCTCCCGAGCACATCTATACTTTTGATGTGCAAGATCCCGAAGTTTGGATGTACGGAAATGCTCTGGTGCCCGAAGAACCGCGTATCCAGTACACGGTGTCTATGCTCGACACAAAGCATTCCTACTTTGCCGATGCCTATCGCCCTGAATCCGAGCCTTTGTTTGAGGTGGCTTACCAGTTTAAAAATGCGGAAGACGTGATTGTTCGGGCCTATGAAGCCCCTTCGGGCCAGATTATCATTCACTCCAGCATGAATCCGGAAACCTATTTTCTGGATTATAATGAGCGTCTGTTGGAATCGCTCTTCCCGCCGATGGATTTCTTTTTCCCCTGA
- a CDS encoding ABC transporter permease has protein sequence MRTTLTIARREIASYFDSLVAYVMLVLFLGFSGFFTWFYGSDVFLVGQASLSVFFAIAYWSLFFFIPALTMRLIAEERKSGTLELMLTKALNQRQWLMGKFLAAWFLIAVALLCTLPYIITLYYIGNPDTGQMIGGYLGLLLMSASYIGVGIFASSLTSNQVVAFLIALVIGLCFHIVFGVLSQNLTGMAGQVFFYLNMSNHFEGIARGVVDTRNIIYFVSIAFLGVYLAEQQINRIKISGQS, from the coding sequence ATGAGAACAACCTTAACCATAGCCCGCCGTGAAATCGCATCCTACTTCGACTCGCTCGTGGCCTATGTAATGCTGGTGCTATTTCTGGGTTTCAGCGGTTTTTTTACGTGGTTTTACGGGAGCGATGTTTTCCTCGTTGGTCAAGCCAGCCTCAGCGTATTCTTCGCGATTGCATACTGGTCGCTGTTCTTCTTCATCCCCGCACTCACCATGCGCCTTATTGCCGAAGAACGGAAAAGCGGAACACTGGAACTTATGCTTACCAAAGCCCTCAATCAACGTCAATGGTTGATGGGCAAATTCCTCGCGGCGTGGTTTCTGATTGCTGTGGCATTACTTTGTACCCTACCGTATATCATTACATTGTATTACATCGGTAATCCCGATACGGGACAAATGATCGGCGGTTATCTCGGGCTCTTGCTGATGAGCGCTTCGTATATAGGAGTTGGAATCTTTGCAAGTAGCCTTACATCCAACCAGGTAGTGGCATTTTTAATAGCCCTTGTCATTGGACTTTGCTTTCACATTGTGTTTGGTGTGTTGTCGCAAAACCTCACCGGGATGGCCGGCCAGGTATTCTTTTACCTCAATATGTCCAATCATTTTGAGGGAATTGCCCGTGGCGTGGTAGACACCCGAAACATTATCTATTTTGTTTCCATCGCTTTCCTTGGGGTTTATTTGGCCGAGCAGCAAATCAACCGAATCAAAATCAGTGGACAATCATGA
- a CDS encoding ATP-binding cassette domain-containing protein, producing MNVVVDGVSKTYGIQKAVNDLSFEVRTGEVLGFLGPNGAGKTTTMKMITQCMEVESGDIRVGEWSVLNDGPEIRKHIGYLPENNPLYTEMPVIDYLDFCARVQGVPSAEVSRRIREMVGVCGLNREKHKKIGELSKGYRQRVGLAQAMIHNPEVLILDEPTTGLDPNQIVEIRKLIKDLGREKTVILSTHILPEVEATCDRILIINRGEIVADGTAASLKQQASGKNMVRIRLGGNDLSSVSQTLESWPETGRLSTLDAPSNLWEAEVTDVNAFAQSLTRTCAVNGWYILEMSPSETSLEDIFRGLTL from the coding sequence ATGAACGTAGTGGTAGACGGGGTTTCGAAAACCTATGGAATACAGAAGGCAGTGAACGACCTGTCCTTTGAAGTTCGCACCGGAGAAGTACTCGGTTTTTTGGGCCCCAACGGGGCGGGAAAAACCACCACCATGAAGATGATTACCCAATGTATGGAGGTGGAAAGCGGCGATATTCGGGTAGGAGAGTGGTCGGTACTAAATGACGGGCCTGAAATCAGAAAACATATTGGCTACTTACCCGAAAACAATCCGCTATACACGGAAATGCCGGTAATTGATTACCTGGATTTTTGTGCGCGGGTGCAGGGAGTGCCCTCTGCCGAGGTAAGTCGTCGTATTCGCGAAATGGTAGGCGTGTGTGGTCTGAATCGTGAGAAGCACAAAAAAATAGGCGAACTCTCCAAAGGTTACCGCCAGCGCGTGGGCCTTGCGCAAGCCATGATTCACAACCCTGAAGTGCTGATTCTGGATGAACCAACCACCGGACTCGATCCAAACCAGATTGTGGAAATACGCAAACTCATCAAGGATCTTGGCCGCGAGAAAACCGTTATTCTAAGCACCCACATCCTTCCGGAAGTAGAAGCCACCTGCGATCGTATCCTTATTATCAACCGGGGTGAAATCGTAGCCGATGGCACAGCAGCATCACTTAAGCAACAGGCAAGCGGAAAAAACATGGTGCGCATCAGGCTGGGAGGAAATGACTTGAGCAGTGTTTCACAAACCCTCGAAAGCTGGCCCGAAACCGGGCGATTATCTACCCTGGATGCTCCATCAAATCTCTGGGAAGCAGAAGTGACAGATGTCAACGCGTTTGCCCAATCACTCACTCGGACATGCGCAGTCAATGGTTGGTATATATTGGAAATGAGCCCGTCAGAAACCAGCCTCGAAGATATATTCCGTGGTCTAACCCTATAA
- a CDS encoding DUF4918 family protein codes for MMHTTKTFGEQMLRFYDALTVPSLPGGVEPLLPFRKEQVRNGMTAFYQRYYNDSNPRVLLFGINPGRLGAGLTGIGFTDPVRLQENCGIPNPHPKRTEPSSTFIYDVIDAFGGAQHFFAHFHFSSVCPIGFVHNGINMNYYDTPQLREATTPFILESMNKQLTMNIKRSVAFTVGKGQNHRFLEKQNTEHGFFSKLGTLPHPRWVMQYRYKTRHLYVEEYVRTLGAVLNEF; via the coding sequence ATGATGCACACAACAAAAACCTTTGGCGAGCAAATGCTCCGTTTTTACGACGCTTTGACAGTACCTTCATTACCTGGTGGAGTAGAACCGCTGTTACCTTTTCGTAAAGAGCAAGTGCGCAACGGAATGACGGCTTTTTATCAGCGCTATTACAATGACAGCAATCCGCGTGTGCTGCTTTTTGGTATCAATCCCGGTAGATTGGGTGCAGGGTTAACAGGGATAGGTTTTACCGACCCTGTTCGCTTACAGGAAAACTGTGGAATACCCAATCCACACCCCAAAAGAACAGAGCCCTCGTCCACCTTTATTTATGATGTTATTGACGCATTTGGAGGAGCTCAGCATTTCTTTGCACATTTTCATTTTAGCTCTGTGTGTCCTATAGGTTTTGTGCACAACGGAATCAATATGAATTATTACGATACTCCCCAGCTTCGGGAAGCCACCACGCCTTTTATTCTTGAAAGCATGAATAAACAATTGACTATGAATATTAAAAGGAGTGTTGCCTTTACCGTAGGCAAGGGGCAGAACCATCGCTTTCTGGAAAAGCAGAACACGGAGCACGGCTTTTTCAGCAAACTGGGCACACTCCCTCATCCACGCTGGGTCATGCAATACAGGTATAAAACACGGCATTTATACGTGGAAGAATATGTCCGAACGCTTGGGGCTGTCCTTAATGAATTTTAA
- a CDS encoding pyridoxal-phosphate dependent enzyme, whose product MHHTDLPGNALLHQAQQRIKPYVNRTPLLRSDWLNEWAGAELWFKCENLQRVGAFKPRGAFNATLQLSAEEKHRGVATHSSGNHAQALALVAKTLGIQAHIVMPENSPASKIAGVRELGGEITFCEATVEAREAVLKDLLAKTGATYIPPYDHMDIIIGQSTAALEIFEDVPGVENVLVPLGGGGLLSGTALAAKYNNPGCKVYGAEPLNVNDGERSLKSGTLCTNPPGSFTVADGLRTNLGELPFEVMKLLVHDVLTAREETIAMAMELIWRRLKVIVEPSGALALAVLHEHRDLFKGQRVALILSGGNVDWSAVPFLK is encoded by the coding sequence ATGCACCACACAGATTTGCCAGGAAATGCTCTACTTCACCAGGCGCAGCAGCGAATTAAGCCGTATGTAAATCGCACCCCGTTGCTGCGAAGCGACTGGCTTAATGAGTGGGCTGGGGCTGAATTGTGGTTCAAATGCGAAAACCTTCAGCGGGTCGGAGCTTTTAAGCCACGCGGCGCATTCAATGCAACATTGCAATTATCTGCCGAAGAAAAGCACAGGGGTGTTGCCACGCACAGTTCCGGCAATCATGCGCAGGCGCTGGCCCTTGTTGCCAAAACCCTGGGAATACAGGCTCACATTGTAATGCCGGAGAACAGCCCGGCCAGTAAAATTGCCGGTGTGCGCGAATTGGGTGGAGAAATCACTTTTTGCGAGGCTACCGTGGAAGCCCGTGAAGCTGTTTTAAAAGATTTACTTGCGAAAACAGGAGCTACGTACATTCCTCCCTACGACCACATGGACATCATCATCGGGCAATCAACCGCGGCGCTTGAAATATTTGAGGATGTGCCCGGCGTAGAAAATGTTTTGGTTCCGCTGGGCGGTGGCGGCCTCTTGAGCGGAACGGCGCTGGCGGCCAAATACAACAACCCCGGTTGCAAGGTTTATGGGGCAGAACCATTGAATGTTAATGACGGCGAGCGCTCGTTGAAAAGTGGAACTTTGTGTACCAATCCACCTGGCTCGTTTACCGTGGCCGACGGATTGCGCACCAACCTGGGCGAGCTGCCCTTTGAAGTGATGAAGTTGTTGGTTCACGACGTGTTGACCGCGCGCGAAGAAACCATTGCCATGGCCATGGAGCTGATTTGGCGGCGACTGAAAGTGATTGTAGAGCCTTCAGGCGCGCTGGCACTGGCCGTGCTTCATGAGCACCGCGACCTGTTTAAAGGGCAAAGGGTGGCGTTGATTCTGTCGGGAGGAAATGTAGATTGGTCTGCTGTACCTTTCCTCAAATAA
- a CDS encoding M48 family peptidase: protein MKKYNRFTTWLTVALFVGCTTVPISGRRQMNLYPESTMISMSLQAYSDFLGDANVLGMHDSRARMVRDVGDKIAASVEQYMKKINQKKRVEGFEWTFNTVDDPTVNAWCMPGGRVVFYTGILPVCEGETGIAVVMGHEIAHAVARHGNERMSQAVMVYGAGMTLDVLTSEKPGLTRDILLQSFGIGSGLGTLAFSRNHESEADRLGMVFMAMAGYDPREAVNFWTRMSQLGGGQKPPELLSTHPSDERRIRDIEAFMPEALKYYNP, encoded by the coding sequence ATGAAAAAATACAACCGATTTACCACATGGCTCACCGTAGCGCTGTTTGTGGGCTGTACCACCGTGCCCATCAGCGGCCGTCGGCAAATGAATCTCTACCCGGAAAGCACCATGATTTCCATGAGCCTCCAGGCTTATTCGGATTTCCTGGGAGATGCAAATGTGTTGGGAATGCATGACTCACGCGCCAGGATGGTGAGAGATGTGGGTGATAAAATTGCGGCATCGGTTGAGCAATACATGAAGAAAATCAACCAGAAGAAAAGAGTGGAGGGTTTTGAGTGGACATTCAACACCGTGGATGACCCAACCGTAAATGCATGGTGTATGCCGGGAGGTCGCGTGGTTTTCTACACAGGTATTTTGCCTGTTTGTGAAGGCGAAACGGGCATTGCAGTGGTAATGGGGCATGAAATTGCTCACGCCGTGGCCCGTCATGGCAATGAGCGAATGAGCCAGGCTGTGATGGTTTATGGCGCCGGTATGACATTGGATGTGTTGACCAGTGAAAAACCCGGGTTGACCCGTGACATTCTGCTGCAAAGCTTTGGAATTGGCTCAGGATTGGGAACACTTGCTTTTTCTCGAAACCATGAAAGTGAAGCCGACAGACTTGGAATGGTGTTTATGGCCATGGCCGGCTACGACCCTCGTGAAGCTGTGAATTTCTGGACGCGTATGAGCCAGTTAGGAGGTGGCCAAAAGCCCCCTGAACTTCTCAGTACACACCCCAGCGATGAGCGTCGCATCAGAGATATTGAGGCGTTTATGCCTGAAGCCCTCAAGTATTACAATCCATAA
- a CDS encoding ATP-dependent Clp protease adaptor ClpS, with amino-acid sequence MSQQTDIRAQEVLVEELVASHEIILFNDDVHTFDYVIDSLIEICDHDPIQAEQCTYIVHHNGKCSVKKGTYDELEPRCTALLDRGLTAEIA; translated from the coding sequence ATGTCACAACAAACGGATATACGCGCGCAGGAGGTTCTGGTAGAGGAATTGGTTGCCAGTCACGAAATCATTCTGTTTAACGACGATGTGCACACCTTTGATTACGTCATTGACTCGCTCATTGAAATTTGCGATCATGATCCCATTCAAGCCGAGCAATGTACCTATATAGTGCATCACAATGGTAAATGCTCTGTTAAAAAAGGTACTTATGATGAGCTTGAGCCTAGGTGTACAGCCTTGCTCGATCGAGGCCTTACGGCTGAAATTGCCTGA